One part of the Haemophilus parainfluenzae genome encodes these proteins:
- the lepA gene encoding translation elongation factor 4, whose amino-acid sequence MKNIRNFSIIAHIDHGKSTLSDRLIQTCGGLSDREMEAQVLDSMDLERERGITIKAQSVTLNYQAKDGETYQLNFIDTPGHVDFSYEVSRSLAACEGALLVVDAGQGVEAQTLANCYTAIEMDLEVVPILNKIDLPAADPERVAEEIEDIVGIDAMEAVRCSAKTGVGIEDVLEEIVAKIPAPEGDPEAPLQALIIDSWFDNYLGVVSLVRIKNGVLRKGDKIKVMSTGQAYNVDRLGIFTPKQVDTTVLNTGEVGWVVCAIKDILGAPVGDTLTHQHNPASHVLPGFKKVKPQVYAGLFPVSSDDYEAFRDALGKLSLNDASLFYEPENSTALGFGFRCGFLGLLHMEIIQERLEREYDLDLITTAPTVIYEVEMTNGEVVYVDSPAKLPPLNNISEIREPIAECNMLVPQEFLGNVITLCVEKRGVQTNMVYHGNQIALTYEIPMGEVVLDFFDRLKSTSRGYASLDYGFKRFQAADMVRVDIMINGDRVDALALIVHKDNAPYRGRELVEKMRELIPRQQFDIAIQAAIGNHIIARSTVKQLRKNVLAKCYGGDVSRKKKLLQKQKEGKKRMKSLGNVEVPQEAFLAILHVGKDK is encoded by the coding sequence ATGAAGAATATTCGCAACTTTTCTATTATTGCCCATATTGACCACGGTAAATCGACTCTTTCTGACCGATTAATTCAGACCTGTGGGGGCCTTTCGGATCGTGAAATGGAAGCGCAAGTGCTGGATTCCATGGATCTTGAGCGTGAGCGCGGTATTACCATTAAAGCGCAGAGTGTAACCTTAAATTATCAAGCCAAAGACGGTGAAACATACCAATTAAACTTTATCGATACACCAGGACACGTGGACTTCTCTTATGAAGTGTCGCGTTCTCTTGCGGCTTGTGAAGGGGCATTGCTAGTTGTGGATGCGGGACAAGGCGTAGAAGCTCAAACCTTGGCAAACTGCTATACCGCCATTGAAATGGATTTAGAAGTCGTGCCGATTTTGAATAAAATCGACTTACCCGCAGCAGATCCTGAACGTGTAGCAGAAGAAATTGAAGACATCGTCGGTATTGATGCGATGGAAGCGGTACGTTGTTCGGCGAAAACCGGTGTGGGTATTGAAGATGTATTAGAAGAAATTGTTGCGAAAATTCCTGCGCCAGAAGGTGATCCTGAAGCACCATTACAAGCATTGATTATTGACTCTTGGTTCGATAACTATTTAGGCGTGGTGTCATTAGTTCGTATTAAAAATGGTGTCTTGCGTAAAGGCGATAAAATCAAAGTCATGTCTACCGGACAGGCTTATAACGTTGATCGTTTAGGGATTTTTACGCCAAAACAAGTGGATACGACCGTATTAAATACCGGCGAAGTAGGCTGGGTTGTTTGTGCAATTAAAGATATTTTAGGTGCACCAGTAGGGGATACCTTAACCCATCAACATAATCCGGCAAGCCATGTATTGCCAGGCTTTAAGAAAGTAAAACCACAGGTTTATGCCGGTTTATTCCCAGTTAGTTCAGATGATTACGAAGCTTTCCGCGATGCGTTAGGTAAATTAAGCTTAAACGATGCGTCGCTTTTCTATGAGCCAGAAAACTCGACGGCTTTAGGTTTTGGTTTCCGTTGTGGTTTCTTGGGGCTTTTACACATGGAGATCATTCAAGAGCGTTTAGAGCGTGAATACGATCTTGATTTGATTACCACGGCACCAACTGTAATTTATGAAGTCGAAATGACCAATGGTGAAGTGGTTTATGTGGATAGTCCAGCGAAATTACCGCCATTGAATAATATTTCAGAAATTCGCGAGCCTATCGCAGAATGTAATATGTTAGTACCACAGGAATTCTTAGGTAACGTGATTACTCTTTGTGTGGAAAAACGTGGTGTACAAACCAATATGGTGTATCACGGCAACCAAATTGCGTTAACTTATGAAATCCCAATGGGCGAAGTAGTATTAGATTTCTTCGATCGCTTGAAATCAACTTCTCGCGGTTATGCCTCCTTGGATTATGGTTTTAAACGTTTCCAAGCGGCGGACATGGTGCGCGTGGATATCATGATTAATGGTGATCGTGTTGATGCGTTAGCGTTAATTGTTCATAAAGATAACGCCCCTTATCGTGGTCGTGAGTTAGTTGAAAAAATGCGTGAGCTGATTCCACGTCAGCAATTTGATATCGCGATCCAAGCCGCGATTGGTAACCACATTATTGCGCGTTCAACCGTAAAACAATTGCGTAAAAACGTATTAGCAAAATGTTATGGTGGTGATGTGAGCCGTAAGAAAAAACTCTTACAGAAACAGAAAGAAGGTAAAAAACGAATGAAATCTTTAGGTAACGTGGAAGTGCCGCAAGAAGCGTTTTTAGCGATCTTACACGTTGGTAAAGATAAATAG